The Primulina tabacum isolate GXHZ01 chromosome 16, ASM2559414v2, whole genome shotgun sequence genome window below encodes:
- the LOC142528308 gene encoding secreted RxLR effector protein 161-like: protein MDHWKAAKRVMRYLQRTKDHMLTYRKSDNLEIIGYSDSDFAGCQDSKRSTSGYIYLLAGGAISWKSAKQTLIASSTMAAEFVACYEASNHGIWLRNFVTGLRVVDNIERPLKIYCDNNSAVLYSNNNRSSSKSKHIDIKFLVVKDFMIADPLTKGLPPKVFHEHTAHMGVVLFDDVHV, encoded by the coding sequence ATGGATCACTGGAAAGCAGCCAAACGAGTTATGCGTTATTTGCAAAGAACAAAAGATCACATGCTCACTTATCGGAAATCAGATAATTTGGAGATCATTGGGtattctgattctgattttgCTGGATGCCAAGATAGTAAAAGATCCACTTCAGGCTATATTTACTTGTTAGCCGGAGGGGCTATTTCATGGAAAAGTGCCAAGCAGACACTCATAGCATCATCCACTATGGCGGCAGAGTTTGTAGCTTGTTACGAGGCATCTAATCATGGGATATGGTTGAGAAATTTTGTCACTGGGCTACGTGTTGTTGATAACATTGAAAGACCATTGAAGATATATTGTGACAATAATTCGGCAGTACTTTATTCCAATAACAACAGAAGCTCTTCGAAATCGAAGCATATAGACATCAAGTTTCTTGTTGTTAAAGACTTTATGATTGCGGATCCGCTTACTAAGGGATTACCACCTAAGGTCTTTCACGAGCATACTGCTCATATGGGTGTTGTACTATTTGATGATGTACATGTTTAG